One Candidatus Devosia phytovorans genomic window carries:
- a CDS encoding DUF4173 domain-containing protein, whose protein sequence is MQSKTRTAPKRSRALLWAGGATILLVALSDLLLFDVDAGISVFLVALATALAILILAWRRQRFRWGVMGFIAALILSLPLIEAASLLSVMLSALGLGLAALMAVRLVPHRLERMPEILLRLLLPAPIRLLRDAAALRPAVQHQAGRKAALWLVAWIVPLGLGAVFAYLFAAANPLIETTLSALQPQVLFDLLDPFRLMLWLIVAMGVWALLRPKLLRRRRRRLPEQVVAPRDSSWFGSAAILRSLLVFNALFAVQTALDLTYLWGGIALPDGMGHAEYAHRGAYPLIVTALLAGAFVLVAMRERSPARDNRVIRALVYLFIAQNVLLCLSAMLRLELYVEVYSLTEMRLAAGIWMGLVAIGLVLILARIWLRQSNGWLVATNLLALTAVLYASAMLDLSAHIARFNVEHSRELTGADRSVDLHYLWDLGPSAIPAFDRLIPRLVPGTALWDDARAIRADLVRTLLDGPQDWRNWSWREQRLKDYLVMHAVASAPPTRHNGMVVVR, encoded by the coding sequence ATGCAGAGCAAGACGAGAACCGCGCCGAAACGATCAAGAGCGCTGTTATGGGCCGGAGGCGCCACTATCCTGCTGGTGGCCCTGAGTGACCTATTGCTGTTCGACGTCGATGCCGGCATCAGCGTCTTTCTCGTCGCACTCGCCACGGCGCTTGCAATCCTGATTCTAGCCTGGCGCCGGCAGCGTTTCCGCTGGGGCGTCATGGGGTTCATCGCGGCGTTGATCCTGTCCCTGCCGCTGATTGAAGCTGCCTCGCTGCTGAGCGTCATGCTGTCTGCTCTCGGCCTTGGCCTTGCCGCGCTGATGGCGGTTCGGCTGGTGCCCCACCGGCTGGAGCGCATGCCCGAGATCCTGCTGCGCCTGTTGCTGCCAGCGCCGATCCGCCTGCTGCGCGACGCAGCGGCCCTGCGCCCGGCAGTGCAGCATCAGGCCGGGCGGAAAGCAGCTCTGTGGCTGGTCGCCTGGATCGTGCCGCTCGGCCTGGGTGCGGTGTTTGCCTATCTGTTCGCAGCGGCCAATCCGCTGATCGAAACCACGCTATCGGCACTCCAACCACAGGTCCTGTTCGACCTTCTCGACCCGTTCCGCCTGATGCTCTGGCTGATCGTCGCTATGGGCGTCTGGGCTCTGTTGCGCCCGAAACTGCTGCGCCGGCGCCGTCGCAGATTGCCGGAGCAGGTCGTTGCACCCAGGGATTCCTCCTGGTTTGGCAGCGCGGCCATCTTGCGTTCGCTCCTGGTCTTCAATGCGCTGTTCGCCGTCCAGACCGCGCTTGACCTCACCTATCTTTGGGGCGGCATCGCCCTGCCCGATGGGATGGGTCATGCCGAATATGCCCATCGCGGTGCTTATCCGCTGATCGTCACGGCCTTGCTCGCCGGCGCTTTCGTGCTGGTTGCCATGCGGGAGCGCAGCCCGGCGCGAGACAACCGGGTCATAAGAGCTCTGGTTTATCTGTTCATCGCGCAGAACGTGCTGCTCTGCCTTTCGGCCATGCTGCGGCTCGAACTCTATGTGGAGGTCTATTCGCTGACCGAGATGCGGCTGGCCGCAGGGATATGGATGGGGCTGGTGGCCATCGGGCTGGTGCTGATCCTGGCCCGGATCTGGCTGCGACAGTCCAATGGCTGGCTGGTGGCCACAAATCTGTTGGCGCTGACCGCGGTGCTCTACGCCTCGGCCATGCTTGATCTCTCCGCCCATATCGCCCGTTTCAATGTCGAGCACAGCCGCGAACTGACCGGCGCGGACAGGTCAGTGGACCTCCACTATCTGTGGGACCTCGGGCCAAGCGCCATTCCAGCCTTCGACAGGCTGATTCCGCGCCTCGTACCGGGTACGGCGCTTTGGGACGATGCAAGGGCGATCCGCGCGGACCTGGTCCGGACATTGCTGGACGGCCCGCAGGATTGGCGCAACTGGTCGTGGCGGGAGCAGCGCCTCAAGGACTATCTCGTCATGCATGCGGTTGCCTCGGCACCGCCAACACGGCACAACGGCATGGTAGTCGTCAGGTAG